A stretch of the Marinobacter sp. JH2 genome encodes the following:
- a CDS encoding SDR family NAD(P)-dependent oxidoreductase, whose translation MKSFRNKVAAVTGAASGIGRALAIALAKEGCHLAVSDVDKVGLKKTVSELQKYDVKVCHDILDVSDSAAMNQWANKVVDYHGKVNLVFNNAGVAMGGTVEETPLEDYEWIININLWGVIYGTKAFLPYIKSSGEEGHIVNISSVFGLFSQPTQSAYNASKFAVRGFTESLRQELDLERGRVSASCVHPGGIKTNIAKNARMNKSVESISKQANAEEMRDQFESLFMTTPETAASVILKGVKKNQRRILIGPDAKVLDYMTRALPASYQSLVQKSLALTAK comes from the coding sequence ATGAAAAGTTTTCGAAATAAAGTAGCTGCTGTTACTGGAGCGGCTTCTGGTATTGGTCGTGCCCTTGCTATTGCCTTGGCAAAGGAAGGTTGCCATCTTGCGGTGAGTGATGTGGACAAGGTCGGATTAAAGAAAACGGTATCTGAGTTGCAAAAGTACGATGTCAAAGTGTGTCACGACATCTTGGATGTATCCGATAGCGCAGCAATGAATCAGTGGGCCAACAAGGTTGTCGATTATCATGGAAAGGTAAACCTGGTTTTTAATAATGCCGGTGTTGCGATGGGTGGTACGGTGGAAGAAACCCCATTGGAAGATTATGAGTGGATTATAAATATAAATCTGTGGGGTGTGATATATGGCACTAAAGCATTTTTGCCATATATAAAGTCCTCGGGTGAAGAGGGGCATATTGTGAATATTTCGAGTGTGTTTGGCCTGTTCTCTCAGCCGACTCAGAGTGCCTATAATGCCTCGAAGTTTGCCGTCAGAGGATTTACCGAATCGCTCAGGCAAGAGTTGGATCTGGAGAGGGGCAGGGTTTCTGCCAGCTGCGTCCATCCTGGTGGCATCAAGACCAATATTGCTAAGAATGCTCGAATGAATAAGAGTGTTGAAAGTATTTCCAAGCAAGCAAATGCTGAGGAAATGCGCGATCAGTTTGAAAGCCTTTTCATGACGACTCCCGAGACCGCAGCGTCGGTAATTTTGAAAGGTGTAAAGAAAAATCAGCGCAGAATATTGATTGGGCCAGATGCAAAGGTGCTGGACTATATGACGAGAGCTTTGCCAGCCTCGTATCAATCTTTGGTGCAAAAATCGCTGGCTTTAACTGCGAAATAA
- a CDS encoding fumarate hydratase, with the protein MTTVIRQDDLIESVADALQFISYYHPKDFIQGVYEAYKREESQAAKDAMAQILINSRMCAQGHRPICQDTGIVTVFVNIGMDVKFECDKALDDVINEGVRRAYTHPDNVLRASVLADPDGKRQNTKDNTPAIIHYKMVPGNTVEVHVAAKGGGSEAKSKFAMLNPSDSVVEWVLKMIPQMGAGWCPPGMLGIGIGGTAEKAMELAKESLLDPIDIHDLQERGASNRAEELRLELFEKVNDLGIGAQGLGGLTTVLDVKVKDYPTHAANKPVAIIPNCAATRHAHFTLDGTGPSLQTPPSLDDWPEITWEVGENVRRVNLDTVTPEDVKDWQPGETVLLSGKMLTGRDAAHKKMVDMIERGEELPVDLKGRFIYYVGPVDPVGEEVVGPAGPTTATRMDKFTDTMLEKTGLTGMIGKAERGQVAIDAIKKHGAVYLMAVGGAAYLVSKAIKGSEVVAFEELGMEAIYEFEVEDMPVTVAVDSRGSSVHQTGPVEWQEKIIAAKSV; encoded by the coding sequence ATGACCACCGTAATCCGCCAGGACGACCTGATCGAAAGCGTAGCCGATGCGCTGCAATTTATTTCCTATTACCACCCGAAGGATTTTATTCAGGGCGTGTACGAGGCCTACAAGAGGGAAGAGTCTCAGGCGGCGAAAGACGCCATGGCCCAGATTCTGATCAACTCCCGTATGTGTGCTCAGGGCCACCGCCCGATCTGTCAGGACACTGGCATCGTGACTGTATTCGTGAACATCGGTATGGATGTGAAATTCGAGTGCGACAAGGCGCTGGACGACGTGATCAACGAAGGCGTTCGCCGCGCGTACACTCATCCGGACAACGTTCTGCGTGCTTCTGTACTGGCTGATCCGGATGGTAAGCGTCAGAACACCAAAGACAACACCCCCGCCATCATTCATTACAAGATGGTTCCGGGTAACACCGTTGAAGTACACGTGGCCGCCAAAGGTGGCGGTTCTGAAGCCAAATCCAAGTTTGCCATGCTGAACCCGTCTGACTCGGTTGTAGAGTGGGTTCTGAAAATGATTCCACAGATGGGTGCTGGCTGGTGTCCGCCTGGCATGCTGGGGATCGGTATCGGTGGCACCGCTGAAAAGGCGATGGAGCTGGCGAAAGAATCTCTGCTGGACCCGATCGACATTCACGACCTGCAAGAGCGCGGCGCCTCTAACCGTGCCGAAGAGCTGCGCCTTGAGTTGTTCGAAAAAGTGAACGACTTGGGTATTGGTGCTCAAGGCCTGGGTGGTTTGACCACGGTTCTGGATGTGAAGGTAAAAGACTACCCGACTCACGCCGCCAACAAGCCAGTTGCGATCATCCCGAACTGCGCCGCGACTCGTCACGCGCACTTCACGCTGGACGGCACCGGCCCGTCTCTGCAAACGCCGCCGAGCCTGGACGACTGGCCGGAAATTACCTGGGAAGTGGGTGAGAACGTTCGCCGCGTGAACCTCGATACCGTGACCCCGGAAGACGTAAAAGACTGGCAGCCGGGTGAAACCGTTCTGCTGTCTGGCAAGATGCTGACGGGCCGTGATGCCGCCCACAAGAAAATGGTTGATATGATCGAACGGGGCGAAGAGCTGCCGGTGGATCTGAAAGGCCGCTTCATCTATTACGTTGGCCCGGTTGATCCGGTGGGTGAAGAAGTGGTTGGCCCCGCTGGCCCCACCACGGCTACCCGCATGGACAAGTTCACCGACACCATGCTGGAGAAAACCGGTTTGACCGGCATGATTGGTAAAGCCGAGCGTGGCCAAGTTGCCATTGATGCCATTAAGAAGCACGGAGCGGTGTATTTGATGGCGGTTGGTGGTGCTGCTTATTTGGTATCTAAAGCGATCAAAGGTTCCGAAGTGGTGGCTTTTGAAGAGTTGGGTATGGAGGCCATTTACGAGTTTGAAGTGGAAGACATGCCAGTAACGGTGGCGGTCGATTCTCGTGGTAGCTCTGTGCACCAGACCGGCCCGGTTGAGTGGCAGGAGAAGATTATCGCAGCGAAGTCTGTGTGA
- a CDS encoding RimK/LysX family protein, producing the protein MGDRFFKPRPIIAFGMTALILALSGCSADQYFMVPKEGVDDMRASLNNQRATLVTMENNAGVRHKQMLDDQQQSTQTILDAIATQVEKPSCPPVVQRSCPSVPKDPGRADRLKGKVVVGEVEKLYLADSDTVYTARIDSGAETSSIHARNVKRFERDGGNWVRFEVPVPGTSAEEWVTLEKEISRRVKIIQSAADEAERRVVVELQFAIGDHEQVAEFTLADRTNLTYEVLIGRNVLRDVMLIDVGKEFATELPKSYLNKAPKGDDA; encoded by the coding sequence ATGGGTGACAGGTTCTTCAAACCTCGACCAATAATTGCTTTCGGTATGACAGCGCTTATTCTGGCTCTATCCGGATGTAGCGCCGACCAATACTTCATGGTTCCCAAGGAAGGGGTCGACGATATGCGTGCCTCGCTAAACAATCAGCGAGCCACACTCGTAACGATGGAAAATAACGCCGGCGTACGTCACAAACAAATGCTGGACGACCAACAGCAATCCACACAAACGATTCTGGACGCCATAGCCACTCAGGTTGAAAAACCTAGCTGCCCCCCGGTTGTGCAGCGCAGTTGCCCCTCTGTCCCCAAAGATCCCGGCCGAGCAGACCGCCTGAAAGGCAAAGTTGTCGTAGGGGAAGTCGAGAAGTTATACCTGGCGGACTCCGACACGGTTTACACCGCCCGTATCGACAGTGGTGCTGAGACTTCGTCAATACACGCCCGAAACGTTAAGCGGTTTGAACGCGATGGCGGCAACTGGGTCAGATTTGAAGTCCCGGTTCCTGGTACATCGGCTGAAGAGTGGGTGACTCTGGAGAAAGAAATCTCCCGCCGAGTCAAAATCATACAATCCGCCGCTGATGAGGCGGAGCGGCGCGTTGTAGTGGAGCTTCAATTCGCCATTGGCGACCATGAGCAAGTTGCCGAATTTACACTCGCAGATCGGACAAACCTTACCTACGAAGTGTTAATTGGCCGTAATGTTTTGAGAGATGTCATGTTGATTGATGTCGGCAAAGAGTTCGCTACCGAACTCCCTAAAAGCTACCTCAACAAAGCCCCTAAGGGAGATGACGCATGA
- a CDS encoding methylated-DNA--[protein]-cysteine S-methyltransferase: MDEIENEPTKEQKIWQVVAAIPSGNVASYGQVAAMAGLGRQARFVGRALGKLPVGHSIPWHRVLRSNGQIAFPEGTETRQLQTEKLRLEGVEVLKGRVSMKRFQWQP; this comes from the coding sequence GTGGACGAGATTGAGAACGAACCCACTAAGGAACAGAAAATCTGGCAGGTGGTGGCTGCGATCCCTTCGGGGAACGTGGCCAGCTACGGTCAGGTTGCCGCCATGGCGGGTCTTGGTCGCCAAGCCCGCTTTGTTGGCCGGGCACTGGGCAAACTGCCCGTTGGCCACAGCATTCCCTGGCACCGGGTACTCCGGAGCAACGGCCAGATCGCTTTTCCTGAAGGCACAGAAACCCGCCAATTGCAGACCGAGAAGTTGCGTCTGGAAGGTGTAGAGGTATTAAAAGGAAGGGTTTCGATGAAAAGGTTTCAGTGGCAACCCTGA
- the groL gene encoding chaperonin GroEL (60 kDa chaperone family; promotes refolding of misfolded polypeptides especially under stressful conditions; forms two stacked rings of heptamers to form a barrel-shaped 14mer; ends can be capped by GroES; misfolded proteins enter the barrel where they are refolded when GroES binds), whose product MAAKEVQFGDSARKRMVKGVNVLADAVKVTLGPKGRNVVLEKSFGAPTVTKDGVSVAKEIELKDKFENMGAQMVKEVASQANETAGDGTTTATVLAQSIVSEGIKAVTAGMNPMDLKRGIDKATAEAVKAIREMATPCDDSRNIAQVGTISANGDETIGKIIADAMERVGKEGVITVEEGRGLEDELDVVEGMQFDRGYLSPYFINNQDNMSAELDDPFILLVDKKISNIRELLPVLEAVAKAGKPLQIIAEDIEGEALATLVVNNMRGIVKVNAVKAPGFGDRRKEMLQDIAILTGGTVISEEVGLTLENTTLDDLGTAKRVNVTKENTTIIDGAGAQADIEARVEQIRKQIEDSSSDYDKEKLQERVAKLAGGVAVIKIGAGSEVEMKEKKARVEDALHSTRAAVEEGIVAGGGVTLIRAIAALDKVDAINEEQKAGVNILRRAMEAPLRQIVFNAGGEASVVVAKVREGDKAFGYNAATEEYGDMLEMGILDPAKVTRSALQAAASVASLIITTEAMVADEPAEEGAGAAMPDMGGMGGMGGMGGMM is encoded by the coding sequence ATGGCAGCAAAAGAAGTTCAGTTTGGTGATAGCGCCCGCAAGCGTATGGTAAAAGGTGTAAACGTTCTGGCTGACGCCGTGAAGGTTACCTTGGGCCCTAAAGGCCGTAACGTGGTTCTGGAAAAGTCTTTCGGTGCGCCGACCGTCACCAAAGACGGTGTATCTGTTGCTAAAGAGATCGAACTGAAAGACAAGTTCGAAAACATGGGCGCGCAGATGGTTAAGGAAGTCGCTTCCCAGGCCAACGAAACCGCCGGTGACGGAACTACCACTGCAACCGTTCTGGCTCAGTCTATTGTTAGCGAAGGCATCAAAGCCGTTACCGCTGGCATGAACCCGATGGACCTGAAACGCGGTATCGATAAAGCGACTGCTGAAGCCGTTAAAGCGATTCGTGAAATGGCCACTCCGTGCGATGACAGCCGCAACATCGCTCAGGTAGGGACTATCTCCGCCAACGGCGACGAGACCATTGGTAAGATCATCGCCGACGCTATGGAGCGTGTTGGTAAAGAAGGCGTGATCACCGTTGAAGAAGGTCGTGGCCTGGAAGACGAGCTGGACGTGGTTGAAGGTATGCAGTTCGACCGTGGATACCTGAGCCCGTACTTCATCAACAACCAGGACAACATGTCTGCAGAGCTGGACGATCCGTTCATCCTGCTGGTAGACAAGAAGATCTCCAACATCCGCGAACTGCTGCCAGTACTGGAAGCTGTTGCTAAAGCGGGTAAGCCGCTGCAGATCATTGCCGAAGACATCGAAGGCGAAGCGCTGGCCACTCTGGTTGTGAACAACATGCGTGGTATCGTCAAAGTGAACGCGGTTAAAGCGCCTGGCTTTGGTGATCGTCGTAAGGAAATGCTGCAAGACATCGCCATTCTGACTGGTGGTACTGTGATTTCCGAAGAGGTTGGTCTGACTCTGGAAAACACCACTCTGGACGACCTCGGCACTGCTAAGCGTGTCAACGTCACCAAGGAAAACACCACGATTATCGATGGTGCTGGTGCCCAGGCTGACATCGAAGCCCGTGTTGAGCAGATTCGTAAGCAGATTGAAGACAGTTCTTCCGATTACGACAAAGAGAAGCTGCAAGAGCGCGTAGCCAAGCTGGCTGGCGGTGTTGCGGTGATCAAGATCGGTGCTGGCTCCGAAGTTGAAATGAAAGAGAAGAAGGCCCGTGTTGAAGACGCGCTGCACTCTACTCGCGCTGCCGTTGAAGAAGGCATCGTTGCCGGTGGTGGTGTTACCCTGATCCGCGCTATCGCAGCGCTGGACAAGGTAGATGCGATCAATGAAGAGCAGAAAGCTGGTGTGAACATTCTGCGTCGCGCCATGGAAGCTCCTCTGCGTCAAATCGTATTCAATGCAGGCGGTGAAGCTTCAGTAGTGGTTGCTAAGGTGCGTGAGGGCGATAAAGCCTTCGGTTACAACGCAGCGACTGAAGAATACGGCGACATGCTGGAAATGGGTATTCTTGACCCAGCCAAAGTAACTCGCTCTGCACTGCAGGCCGCTGCTTCCGTAGCGTCTTTGATCATCACCACTGAGGCGATGGTTGCTGACGAGCCGGCAGAAGAAGGTGCTGGTGCTGCTATGCCAGACATGGGTGGCATGGGTGGAATGGGCGGTATGGGCGGCATGATGTAA
- a CDS encoding AraC family transcriptional regulator, translated as MSALTVSKHFVEASLTGAERLGFDVRGLLLEAGISPDLLRIEKARVNSDQFSRLMQVIWTNTGDEFMGLGPRRARSGTFATMCELAINCQTLEEVLRQTYEFSRLFEPMVGMELEINQTNVRLISKIEGELHDPNQFFQESLPVIWHRLASWLIGQPVELEKAEFNYSKPAHGDELRHIFRCPLAFESDCTALTFSTRFLSAPVIRDKPEMRQFLKTSPADLLSRPDESNTWTGRIRGLIGRDFSKPMPDFDWIAQELHTSPQTLRRRLKQENTSFQEIKDLLRRDMAIYYLSHQDLPINDIAERVGFTEPSTFHRAFKKWTGVTPGAWRDGERGNLATL; from the coding sequence ATGTCTGCTCTTACGGTTTCCAAACACTTTGTTGAAGCCTCCCTTACGGGCGCTGAGCGCTTGGGCTTTGATGTTCGCGGACTGTTGCTGGAAGCCGGAATTTCACCCGATCTACTGCGCATTGAAAAGGCCCGTGTAAACAGCGACCAATTCAGTCGATTAATGCAAGTGATCTGGACAAACACCGGTGATGAGTTTATGGGGCTGGGGCCGAGGCGTGCGCGATCAGGCACTTTTGCGACCATGTGTGAGCTGGCGATTAACTGCCAGACATTGGAAGAAGTTTTGCGACAAACGTACGAGTTTTCCCGCCTGTTTGAGCCGATGGTTGGCATGGAGCTGGAAATCAATCAAACCAATGTTCGTCTGATTTCAAAGATCGAAGGCGAGTTACATGACCCGAACCAGTTCTTTCAGGAAAGCCTGCCTGTAATCTGGCACCGCCTAGCGAGCTGGCTTATAGGACAGCCCGTGGAACTGGAGAAAGCAGAGTTCAATTATTCAAAACCTGCACATGGCGATGAATTGCGCCACATTTTCCGTTGCCCACTAGCGTTCGAATCCGACTGCACCGCCCTTACCTTCAGCACGCGGTTTTTGTCGGCACCGGTAATCCGGGACAAACCCGAGATGCGACAATTCCTGAAAACGTCGCCGGCGGATTTATTATCCCGACCCGACGAAAGCAACACTTGGACAGGTCGAATTCGCGGCTTAATTGGGCGTGACTTCTCAAAACCCATGCCCGATTTTGACTGGATTGCTCAAGAACTGCACACCAGTCCGCAAACGCTAAGGCGTCGGCTTAAGCAAGAAAATACGTCGTTCCAGGAAATTAAAGATCTACTGCGGCGGGATATGGCCATCTATTACCTGAGTCACCAAGACTTGCCGATCAATGATATTGCGGAGCGAGTAGGCTTTACAGAACCGTCTACGTTCCATCGCGCATTCAAGAAATGGACCGGTGTTACCCCGGGTGCCTGGCGTGATGGCGAACGGGGCAATCTGGCTACGCTCTAA
- the groES gene encoding co-chaperone GroES → MKIRPLHDRVVVRRKEEEEKTAGGIVLPGNAKEKPSQGEIIAVGNGRILENGETCSLAVKVGDTVVFGQYAGNTVKVDGEELLIMSENDIYGVLE, encoded by the coding sequence ATGAAGATTCGTCCGTTACACGACCGTGTTGTCGTACGCCGTAAGGAAGAAGAAGAGAAAACAGCAGGTGGCATCGTGCTGCCGGGTAACGCTAAAGAGAAACCGTCTCAGGGCGAAATTATCGCCGTGGGTAATGGTCGCATTCTCGAGAATGGCGAAACTTGTTCATTGGCAGTCAAAGTGGGTGACACCGTTGTTTTCGGCCAGTACGCCGGCAATACCGTGAAGGTAGACGGTGAAGAGCTGCTCATCATGAGCGAGAACGATATCTACGGCGTGCTTGAGTGA
- a CDS encoding CaiB/BaiF CoA-transferase family protein: MTAPLKELKVLDFSTLLPGPYATMMLADMGADVLRVEAPDRVDLVKVLPPFDGKFSTAYSYLGRGKQTLQLNLKQEGSADRVKELVKEYDVVVEQFRPGVMDRLGIGYETLKAINPKLIYCAITGYGQTGPYKDRAGHDINYLAISGVASHCGRADSGPPPMGIQIADVAGGSHHAVMGILAAVIRRQQTGEGAFIDISMTDAAFAMNAMSGAAAIAGGQTQKPETGMLNGGTFYDYYQTSDGRWLSVGSLEPQFSARLCDALEIPEMKSFALSQSPEHQQALKKAIKEKVEAKTFAEWRAVFAEVDACVEPVLTIEEAAEHPQLKARGMVVEGDRGDGVGQRQLGVPVRFG; encoded by the coding sequence GTGACAGCCCCGCTCAAAGAACTGAAAGTCCTCGATTTCAGCACGTTACTACCCGGGCCCTACGCCACCATGATGTTGGCCGATATGGGGGCCGACGTGCTTCGTGTTGAAGCGCCAGACAGAGTGGATCTGGTGAAAGTATTGCCACCCTTTGATGGCAAATTCAGCACGGCGTATTCCTATCTTGGCCGTGGCAAGCAAACCCTTCAGCTCAACCTCAAGCAAGAAGGCAGCGCAGACAGGGTTAAAGAGCTGGTTAAAGAGTACGACGTGGTGGTGGAACAATTCCGCCCCGGCGTGATGGACCGTCTGGGTATTGGTTACGAAACTCTCAAAGCCATTAACCCTAAGTTGATTTATTGCGCCATTACCGGTTATGGCCAAACTGGCCCTTACAAAGACCGCGCCGGCCACGACATTAACTACCTTGCCATCTCCGGTGTGGCCAGCCATTGCGGCCGAGCAGACAGTGGGCCACCGCCCATGGGCATTCAGATAGCTGACGTCGCCGGCGGCTCCCATCACGCAGTGATGGGTATCCTCGCTGCCGTTATACGGCGCCAGCAAACCGGTGAGGGTGCTTTCATCGATATCAGCATGACCGATGCTGCCTTCGCCATGAACGCCATGTCGGGCGCCGCAGCCATCGCGGGTGGCCAAACTCAGAAGCCGGAAACTGGCATGCTGAACGGTGGTACGTTCTATGATTATTACCAGACCAGCGATGGCCGTTGGTTGTCTGTGGGTAGCCTAGAGCCACAATTCTCGGCGCGTTTGTGTGATGCCCTGGAAATTCCGGAGATGAAGAGTTTCGCTCTAAGCCAGAGTCCGGAGCACCAGCAGGCGCTCAAGAAAGCGATCAAGGAAAAGGTCGAAGCGAAAACCTTTGCGGAATGGCGTGCGGTTTTTGCTGAGGTGGATGCCTGTGTGGAGCCGGTGCTGACGATCGAAGAGGCGGCGGAGCACCCTCAGTTGAAGGCGAGGGGCATGGTTGTTGAGGGGGATCGAGGGGATGGTGTGGGCCAGAGACAGTTGGGAGTGCCTGTTCGATTTGGTTGA
- a CDS encoding SDR family oxidoreductase: MKLQDSVIAITGGGQGLGRAMAEYLAAKGAKLALIDLMEDKLAEAVEACKEAGVEAKAYVCNVAKEEDVENTFKAIVADFGQLNGLINNAGILRDGLMVKAKDGKLEKRMELSQWQSVIDVNLTGVFLCGREAATRMIENGDNGAIINIASISRAGNMGQSNYSAAKAGVSALVPVWAKELARYGIRCMGIAPGFIETEMTASMKPEALEKMTAGIPLKRMGKPEEIASAAAFIFENDYMSGRMIEVDGALRL; the protein is encoded by the coding sequence ATGAAACTTCAAGACTCCGTAATTGCAATTACTGGTGGCGGCCAAGGTCTCGGCCGCGCTATGGCCGAGTATCTGGCAGCAAAAGGCGCCAAACTCGCTCTGATCGATCTGATGGAAGATAAACTGGCCGAAGCGGTTGAAGCCTGCAAAGAGGCCGGTGTCGAAGCCAAAGCCTACGTTTGCAACGTCGCCAAAGAAGAAGACGTAGAAAACACCTTCAAAGCCATTGTCGCAGACTTCGGCCAGCTCAACGGTCTGATTAACAACGCCGGCATCCTGCGAGATGGTCTGATGGTGAAAGCTAAAGACGGCAAGCTTGAGAAGCGTATGGAGCTAAGCCAGTGGCAGTCAGTCATCGACGTTAACCTCACCGGTGTATTCCTATGTGGCCGTGAAGCTGCTACCCGTATGATCGAAAACGGTGATAACGGTGCGATCATCAACATCGCGTCTATCTCTCGTGCGGGCAACATGGGCCAGAGTAACTACTCTGCGGCCAAAGCCGGCGTGTCGGCATTGGTACCCGTTTGGGCGAAGGAACTCGCCCGTTACGGCATCCGCTGCATGGGCATCGCGCCGGGTTTCATCGAAACTGAAATGACTGCCTCCATGAAGCCGGAAGCGCTGGAGAAAATGACCGCAGGCATCCCGCTCAAGCGTATGGGTAAGCCCGAAGAAATCGCTTCAGCCGCCGCGTTCATCTTCGAGAACGACTATATGTCTGGTCGTATGATCGAAGTTGACGGCGCGCTTCGCCTCTAG
- a CDS encoding FxsA family protein — MPVFLFLFIVMPVAELVVLIKVGGVIGALNTIALVFLTAIVGAWLLRKQGLATLLRANQRLNSGELPAKEVAEGLILAVGGAMLLAPGFITDAFGFFCLLPGTRHWLAAQAMKRMVVAGQSRSFHFQSGAGFGAGPFGPQRPFDRDADGDIIEGEYKDQTEFDRDKLEKK; from the coding sequence ATGCCGGTTTTCCTTTTTCTGTTTATTGTCATGCCCGTTGCCGAACTGGTTGTGCTCATCAAGGTGGGGGGCGTGATCGGGGCGCTTAACACCATTGCGTTGGTGTTTCTGACGGCGATTGTGGGGGCTTGGTTGCTGAGAAAACAAGGGCTTGCGACCCTGCTGCGTGCCAATCAGCGCCTCAATAGCGGAGAGTTGCCAGCCAAAGAAGTTGCCGAAGGGCTGATTCTGGCCGTGGGTGGCGCGATGTTGCTGGCGCCCGGTTTTATCACCGATGCGTTTGGTTTTTTCTGTCTGCTGCCGGGTACGCGGCACTGGCTGGCCGCGCAGGCGATGAAGCGCATGGTGGTAGCGGGGCAAAGCCGAAGCTTCCACTTCCAGTCAGGTGCTGGATTTGGCGCGGGGCCGTTTGGGCCGCAGCGGCCGTTTGATCGTGATGCCGACGGCGACATCATTGAAGGCGAGTATAAAGATCAGACGGAATTCGACCGGGATAAGTTAGAAAAAAAGTAA
- the rmuC gene encoding DNA recombination protein RmuC, translated as MGLLVNRTSRLNAAQRAQALHDQQVKHLESALVEKQARADKLEIAVDNWRDQVAALKADLREQQVTLDKERRNASEKLELLEKNRDSLKQEFENLANRIFDQKSERFSQQSKTSLDSLLNPFRDQLQDFRKRVEDVYTTETRDRQALRSEIKSLQDLNRQITEEAANLTKALKGDKKVQGNWGELILERVLERSGLRKGIEYETQGSYRDNDNQLLRPDVIVHLPDQRNLVVDSKVSLVAYQQWVISEDDQAREQALKQHVDAVRNHIRTLSEKDYSQLHGLHSPDFVLLFMPIEPAFVAAFQQDDNLFAEAFERKIIVVTPTTLLATLRTIENIWRYERQSQNARRIADRAGAVYDKLRVFVEAMERLGSQLHTAQGTYDNAMNTLTRGRGNLISQANRFVELGVRVKKELPKSIVDQAEVDTDDVESGEEPESRYEPESADTISSDTESHQE; from the coding sequence ATGGGCCTGTTGGTGAACAGAACATCGCGGTTAAATGCTGCTCAGCGAGCCCAAGCGCTTCACGACCAGCAAGTTAAGCATCTGGAATCGGCCTTGGTGGAAAAACAGGCGCGTGCGGATAAGCTGGAAATTGCCGTGGACAACTGGCGGGATCAAGTTGCAGCTCTCAAGGCCGATCTGCGTGAGCAGCAGGTTACGCTGGACAAGGAGCGCCGGAACGCCAGTGAAAAGCTGGAGTTGTTGGAAAAAAACCGGGACAGCCTTAAGCAGGAATTCGAGAACCTTGCCAATCGTATTTTCGATCAGAAAAGCGAGCGCTTCAGTCAGCAATCGAAAACCAGTTTGGACTCTTTGTTGAATCCGTTCCGGGATCAGCTTCAGGATTTCCGCAAACGGGTAGAAGATGTTTACACCACTGAAACCCGAGACCGCCAAGCCCTGCGCAGCGAAATCAAATCGCTGCAGGATTTGAACCGTCAGATTACCGAGGAAGCAGCTAATCTGACGAAAGCGCTGAAGGGCGATAAGAAGGTGCAGGGTAACTGGGGAGAATTGATTCTTGAGCGAGTGCTAGAACGTTCTGGTTTACGCAAAGGGATTGAGTACGAAACCCAGGGTAGCTACCGGGACAACGATAATCAGCTCTTGCGTCCGGATGTAATCGTTCATTTGCCAGACCAGCGTAATCTGGTGGTTGATTCAAAAGTTTCATTGGTGGCCTACCAGCAATGGGTGATCTCCGAGGATGATCAGGCGCGAGAACAAGCCTTGAAACAACACGTTGACGCGGTGAGAAATCATATCCGTACCCTGAGCGAGAAGGATTATAGCCAGCTCCACGGGTTGCATTCGCCTGACTTCGTGCTCTTGTTTATGCCCATTGAACCCGCGTTTGTTGCTGCTTTTCAGCAAGATGATAACTTGTTCGCTGAAGCGTTCGAGAGAAAGATTATTGTGGTGACACCTACCACTTTGTTGGCGACGTTGCGCACCATTGAGAACATTTGGCGTTACGAGCGGCAAAGCCAGAATGCGCGCCGTATCGCTGATCGCGCGGGTGCAGTTTACGATAAGTTGCGAGTGTTTGTGGAAGCCATGGAGCGACTTGGCAGCCAGCTGCACACGGCACAGGGTACGTACGATAATGCGATGAATACCCTGACCCGAGGCCGTGGTAATCTAATCTCTCAGGCTAACCGGTTTGTGGAATTGGGTGTTCGGGTGAAGAAGGAACTGCCGAAAAGCATTGTTGATCAAGCCGAGGTGGATACTGACGATGTTGAGAGTGGGGAAGAACCCGAATCGCGTTATGAACCAGAGTCAGCAGACACGATTTCAAGCGACACCGAAAGTCATCAGGAGTAG